The following coding sequences lie in one Aureimonas sp. AU20 genomic window:
- a CDS encoding ABC transporter permease, which produces MSDAAFSTPARTFARPSLKTRLAAKGFDGTTLLVLPGLVAVLALFIYPFLYGVVDSLTPETGAWYENYRRFFSDPFLYNTIAATLWLALPVTILNLALAVPIAFRVRLMRRQKLLTTLLVLPITLGTVLVAEGLLNFLGPQGWFNRTLVTIGLLEAPLRLTNNYWGVFASLLITGFPFAFLLTLSYVSGIDPAIEQAAATLGANARRRFTRVFLPLLVPGLAVTFCLAFVQAFAVFPSAVLLGAPAGPTRVISIAAYSAAFEEYNHSLGSAIAIIMGLVQLAVVLAVLGLRGLFYRGPAGGTKG; this is translated from the coding sequence ATGAGCGACGCGGCCTTCTCCACCCCGGCCCGGACCTTCGCGCGCCCATCGCTCAAGACGCGGCTCGCCGCCAAGGGCTTCGACGGCACGACGCTTCTCGTCCTGCCCGGCCTCGTCGCCGTGTTGGCGCTCTTCATCTACCCCTTTCTCTATGGCGTCGTGGATTCGCTGACGCCGGAGACAGGCGCCTGGTACGAGAACTATCGCCGCTTCTTCTCCGACCCGTTCCTTTACAACACGATCGCCGCGACGCTCTGGCTCGCCCTGCCGGTGACGATCCTGAACCTCGCGCTCGCCGTGCCCATCGCCTTTCGCGTGCGCCTCATGCGCCGGCAGAAGCTGCTCACCACGCTGCTCGTCCTGCCGATCACGCTCGGCACGGTGCTGGTGGCCGAAGGGCTCCTGAACTTTCTCGGCCCCCAAGGCTGGTTCAACCGGACGCTGGTGACGATCGGCCTTCTGGAAGCGCCGCTGCGCCTCACCAATAATTACTGGGGCGTCTTCGCCTCGCTGCTCATCACCGGCTTTCCTTTCGCCTTCCTGCTGACGCTCTCCTACGTCTCAGGGATAGACCCAGCGATCGAACAGGCGGCCGCGACGCTCGGCGCCAATGCGCGGCGGCGCTTCACCCGGGTCTTCCTGCCGCTTCTCGTGCCGGGGCTCGCCGTCACCTTTTGTCTGGCCTTCGTGCAGGCCTTCGCGGTCTTCCCTTCGGCGGTGCTGCTCGGCGCCCCGGCGGGGCCGACGCGAGTCATCTCGATCGCGGCCTATTCCGCGGCCTTCGAGGAATACAATCACTCGCTGGGTTCGGCGATCGCCATCATCATGGGGCTGGTGCAGCTTGCCGTGGTGCTGGCCGTGCTCGGGCTTCGCGGTCTCTTCTATCGCGGCCCGGCCGGCGGAACGAAAGGCTGA